From Cecembia calidifontis, one genomic window encodes:
- a CDS encoding cation diffusion facilitator family transporter, which produces MEKEKTFWIRISFVISILLLIVKFYSFYITNSTAILTDALESIVNVVAAGFASYSIYLSSRPRDDNHPYGHGKIEFFSAGVEGVLIMLAGLFIIYQAVYNLFFPSGLEKLLEGIILVSFSGAVNGILGTILKRKGKKLNSITLEASGKHLLTDTFTSFLLILGVMVIYLTGLNFLDSVIAIGFSMYILFSGYGLVRKSVGGLMDEADPVAVESTVSAINRNRKNIWIDIHNMRVQQYGGDRHVDLHLTLPYYLDLGQVHDEVEELEKVLEDDWPGVMEVFVHADPCIPEKCCHYCQISDCPVRKFSMDTKIEWNALNMSKNQKHYHELSD; this is translated from the coding sequence GTGGAAAAAGAAAAAACGTTTTGGATAAGGATTTCATTTGTTATCAGTATTTTACTGCTGATCGTGAAGTTCTATTCATTTTACATTACGAATTCTACTGCTATCCTGACAGATGCACTTGAAAGTATTGTGAATGTGGTAGCAGCTGGTTTCGCTTCTTACAGCATTTACCTTAGTTCCAGACCCCGGGATGATAACCATCCCTATGGACATGGGAAAATCGAGTTTTTCAGCGCTGGGGTGGAAGGGGTCCTCATTATGCTGGCAGGCTTATTTATCATTTACCAGGCTGTTTATAATCTGTTTTTTCCAAGTGGATTGGAAAAACTCCTTGAGGGGATCATTTTGGTTTCTTTTTCAGGAGCAGTCAATGGGATTTTGGGAACAATTCTCAAAAGGAAAGGAAAAAAGCTGAACAGTATTACCCTTGAAGCTAGTGGAAAGCATTTACTGACAGATACCTTTACTTCATTCCTGTTGATTTTGGGTGTAATGGTCATTTATCTGACTGGATTGAACTTTTTGGATTCAGTCATTGCCATAGGTTTTTCCATGTACATTTTATTTTCAGGATATGGCCTGGTCAGAAAGTCTGTAGGTGGTCTAATGGATGAAGCCGATCCTGTTGCGGTCGAATCTACTGTCAGCGCTATCAATAGAAACAGAAAAAATATCTGGATCGATATCCATAATATGAGGGTACAGCAATATGGAGGGGATCGCCATGTGGATCTGCACCTTACACTTCCGTATTATTTGGATTTGGGGCAGGTACATGATGAGGTGGAGGAACTTGAAAAAGTTTTGGAGGATGATTGGCCGGGAGTGATGGAGGTATTTGTACATGCTGATCCTTGTATACCCGAAAAGTGCTGTCATTATTGCCAAATCTCAGATTGTCCCGTCAGAAAATTTTCCATGGATACAAAAATT